The sequence TGAATCTCTCAGAACCAGGGGCGTGCCACCGGAGCAGATCCCACTCTTTTTCGGGAAGTACTTCGCGTTTCTGAAAAGCGAACTGGGCGTCGACATCTACGGGAATCAAACCATGATGCTGCTCTACAACATCGATCCGGCGCGAGTCGCCGATTCGGTCACCCCCGTTCCACTGGCCAAGATAGTGGACCTGTTCGCGTCAGCCGACCGAATGATTGTGTATTAGGAACACCGTGTTGACGCCCGAAATAGAGGGGAATAGACTGACGCTATGCATGTACGTTTTCATCGTCCCCATGTAGTTCTCGCCTGCACGCTCATCGTGCTCTTTTTCGCGTTGAGCTTTAATGCCTATGCCTGTCTCCTGCCGGTGAATGGGGCCACGGCCGCTGCCATGGGCAATGGCTGTTCGACTCCGGATGAGCAACCGGTCTATCAGTTCTGCGATGCGTTTAAGACGCTCGGTGTGCAGTCGGCCGATAAGCTCCATGTCAGCAGTGACTGCCAGCCGATCTGTTCTGACGATACCGCCTCGTTAGCGCTACTGGTCATCGTGACCTCACAAAGCAGCCGCTTGTCCGATCATCCCATGGTCGGTCCGCCTCAGGATCTCCTGCTCAAGATCTCCGTGCTTCGCATCTGATCTCCCCGGCCCATACCTCGTAATCGGTCCATTGCAATAATCTGTGCTGCACGATGCTCGGTTTCGGCGTCCGGCCTGCCGTCTCATTCTTTTGGGCGCGTACGACCAGAGCAGAGATTGGGCATCGAGCGTGGGGGAACTCTGGGAGGTCTTGCTATGAGACAGAATAGACGACGTCAATGTGTGGCTATCGCGTCAGTGCTGATGATGGTGTTCAGCAGCGGACTGTCGAGGGCCCACAGCCCCGACTCTGCACCACGCAATCGTTTGGTGTTACCGGAATTGATCCAGGAGGTCCTGGCCAAGAATCCCGAGCTGCTGGCGGCGCGCAAGCAATGGGAAGCGGCCACGACTCGGAGTACGCAGGTGCGGTCGCTGGAGGACCCGACGCTGTCAGTCCAGTTGTGGAATATCCCGCAGACCTTCAATGTCACGCAGGCGCAGAACACGATCTTCGGGCTCTCGCAGAGTTTCCCGTTCCCCGGCAAACTCGCGCTCAAAGGCGACGTGGCGAGTCGTGCGGCCGAGATGACCGAGCAAGCGGTCCGTGCGAAGGAACGGGAGTTGGTCGCTCGCCTAAAACAGACCTACTACGATCTGTTTCTCACGCACAAGGCGATCCAGATTCATCAGGAACACGTCGCCCTGCTCGGACAGTTCGTCGAAAGTACGACTGCAAAGTTCCGGACGGGCAAGGGAAGCCAAGCCGATGTCCTCAAAGCCCAGGTCGAGTTGTCGCTGTTGTTTCAGCAACTGCCCGTCCTGGAACAGCGCCGCGAGACGGCCGAAGCGATGCTGAACACGCTGCTGGATCGGGATCCCACCTCATCCTTGGACCTTCCTCAAGAGCCGTCTCAGATCCCGCTCGACAACACCCTCGACGATCTCCACCGGCTCGCGCTCACCGACCGGCCGGAGCTCAAGGTCGCCGAACTGGCCGTGCAACGGAACGAGCAGTCCCTCACGCTGGCCCAGCGGCAGTACTACCCGGATTTTCAAGTGGCGTTTCAGCGCTTCCAGAATTTTCAGACCAACGACGGGTTCGGCGCTTACGTAGCGATGAGTATCCCCTTCGCGTTCTGGACCAAACCGAAGTATGACGCCAGCGTACAGGAAGCTGCGGCCGCGGTGTCGACCGCTCGGGCACAGCACCATACCGTAGAAAACCTGACTCGTTTTCAGATCAAAGACCTTCTGGCCAGGCTTCGGGCGACCGACCAGACAGCCACGTTGTACCGCACCACCATCTTGCCCCAGGCCGAGCAAAGCCTGGAAGCCGCGCGTGTCGGGTATCGGACGGGCAAAGCAGGGTTTCTAGATCTGATCGAGACCCAGCGGGCGTGGCGAGGATTTCAGCTTGAGTACGTCAAGACCCTCGTAGATCGACAGCATCGACTGGCTGAACTTGAGCAGGTCGTTGGGGTCGATCTCGATCGTCAGCACTAATTCGGACTCAAAGGAGAACTCCTCATGAATCGACAGACATCCATAAACAGTTTCGTGATTGGCGCTGTGGCCATCGGTGTGATGGCCGGAGTCGCTGGTGGTTTCTTCATCGCTCACAGAATGACGACGGGGGACATGAAGCAGGGGGAGATGAACGGGATGCCGATGGAGGGCACGATGTCCATGAAAGACATGGCACCCGTGGGAGAAGCAGGCGCCTCGGCGCCCGCGAGGCGGGTGGGTGAGATAGGAGGCATGTCCGGAGCGCCGTCGGGGGCGGTGGTGGTTCCGGCTGTGATGAGGCAGCTGATCGGAGTCCGGAGTGCCTCGGTCACCTCCGCATCCTTGGGGCAAGAGATCCGCGCGGTCGGCACGGTCGGCTATGACGAGCGTGGCTTGACGCAGGTCACCGTGAAAACGTCCGGGTGGGTGCGAGAGGTCTTTGTCGATTCGATCGGTCGCCCGGTCCGGACAGGCGAACCCCTCTTTACCCTCTACTCACCGGACCTTCTGGCCACGCAAGACGAATATCTTCTGGCCGTGAAAACGCAAGACCAACTGGCGGCCAGTCCACTTGCTGCCGTCACAGCCAATGCGGCGTCCCTCGTCGCGAGTGCGCGGGAACGCCTTCGATTGTGGGATGTGACCGATGCGCAAATCGCGGCGCTGGCGCGTCGAGGGACAGCGGAGCCGGTGCTCACGGTCTATGCCCCGTCCTCCGGGATCGTTCTGAAGCGAGACGCCGTGCCAGGGAAATATGTGGAGCCAGGCACAACACTCTATGAGGTGGCGGATCTGTCCACGGTCTGGATCTCCGCCGATATCTATGAGTCCGAAGTCGCGGCCGTGAAGCTCAATCAGCCCACCTCAGTCACGTTCGCGGCCTATCCAGGCACAACCTTTCGCGGCACGGTGGCCTATGTCTATCCGTCGTTGAATACCGAAGCCCGTACGGTGCGCGTGCGGGTGGACTTACCGAATCCTGGACTGAAGCTGAAGCCCGGCATGTACGGGAACGTCATCGTACAGACGGATACGGTCCATACCTTAGTCGTGCCGAAGGAAGCGGTGCTGGAGACGGGACTTCGCCAACTCGTGTTCATGGATCGGGGGCAAGGCCGTTATGAGCCGGCGTCAGTCAAGTTAGGGCGTCGGAGTCAGGACTCTGTGGAAGTGCTGGAAGGACTCACCGCAGGAGATCGCATCGTCACCTCGGCCAATTTCTTGTTGGACGCAGAGAGCAAATTGGCCTCGGCGTCGAGCATGCAGGGCATGATGGGCCGGATCGGCATGGCTGATTGGCAGATGCGTGGCGCGCATGAAGGCAAGATGGAAGACATGTCGGGCATGGAGATGGGGAGTCAGAAGGGGATGACTGTGGCCGAGACCCGTCAGATGGACGGGCTCACGCTCTCACTCACTACGGTGCCGGAAAAACCCAAGGCCGGTGACGTACTGCTCCGGCTCAACGTGACAGATCAGGCCGGCAAGCCGGTGACTAATGCGCAAGTATTCTTCGTCTATACCATGCCGATGCCGGGCATGGCCGATTCCAAGGCGCCGGCTCGCCCCACCAAGGCGGGGCTCTACGAAGGGACGGTGAGATTCGGCATGGGTGGCACCTGGGTGGTGACGGTCAAGGTGACGGTACCAGGGCGACCGCCGATTGCCGAAACGTTTCGGTTCTCGGTCGCCGGCGGAGGCATGTAATCCATTATGATCGCGCGACTCATTGAAGGAAGCGCCCGCAATCCGATTCTGGTCCTCCTCTGTGTCTTGTTGCTGGCTGCCTGGGGTGCATGGGCGGTCTTGCAGGTTCCGCTGGATGCGATTCCGGATCTGTCCGATGTCCAGGTGA comes from Nitrospira sp. and encodes:
- a CDS encoding TolC family protein, with amino-acid sequence MAIASVLMMVFSSGLSRAHSPDSAPRNRLVLPELIQEVLAKNPELLAARKQWEAATTRSTQVRSLEDPTLSVQLWNIPQTFNVTQAQNTIFGLSQSFPFPGKLALKGDVASRAAEMTEQAVRAKERELVARLKQTYYDLFLTHKAIQIHQEHVALLGQFVESTTAKFRTGKGSQADVLKAQVELSLLFQQLPVLEQRRETAEAMLNTLLDRDPTSSLDLPQEPSQIPLDNTLDDLHRLALTDRPELKVAELAVQRNEQSLTLAQRQYYPDFQVAFQRFQNFQTNDGFGAYVAMSIPFAFWTKPKYDASVQEAAAAVSTARAQHHTVENLTRFQIKDLLARLRATDQTATLYRTTILPQAEQSLEAARVGYRTGKAGFLDLIETQRAWRGFQLEYVKTLVDRQHRLAELEQVVGVDLDRQH
- a CDS encoding efflux RND transporter periplasmic adaptor subunit, with the translated sequence MNRQTSINSFVIGAVAIGVMAGVAGGFFIAHRMTTGDMKQGEMNGMPMEGTMSMKDMAPVGEAGASAPARRVGEIGGMSGAPSGAVVVPAVMRQLIGVRSASVTSASLGQEIRAVGTVGYDERGLTQVTVKTSGWVREVFVDSIGRPVRTGEPLFTLYSPDLLATQDEYLLAVKTQDQLAASPLAAVTANAASLVASARERLRLWDVTDAQIAALARRGTAEPVLTVYAPSSGIVLKRDAVPGKYVEPGTTLYEVADLSTVWISADIYESEVAAVKLNQPTSVTFAAYPGTTFRGTVAYVYPSLNTEARTVRVRVDLPNPGLKLKPGMYGNVIVQTDTVHTLVVPKEAVLETGLRQLVFMDRGQGRYEPASVKLGRRSQDSVEVLEGLTAGDRIVTSANFLLDAESKLASASSMQGMMGRIGMADWQMRGAHEGKMEDMSGMEMGSQKGMTVAETRQMDGLTLSLTTVPEKPKAGDVLLRLNVTDQAGKPVTNAQVFFVYTMPMPGMADSKAPARPTKAGLYEGTVRFGMGGTWVVTVKVTVPGRPPIAETFRFSVAGGGM